The following are encoded together in the Triticum dicoccoides isolate Atlit2015 ecotype Zavitan chromosome 6B, WEW_v2.0, whole genome shotgun sequence genome:
- the LOC119323727 gene encoding uncharacterized protein LOC119323727, whose amino-acid sequence MEVKKRAAAIAALCVLLVMSVPPQQRAAAETFCECYQPCHDGCSRSGWICKVDCIQKCKEEGYPEESRAACLWVCSTDSVCGPSAAPTDAEGAAACKHECHRRWGLV is encoded by the exons ATGGAGGTGAAGAAGAGGGCGGCCGCCATTGCCGCACTGTGCGtgctcctcgtcatgtcagtgccGCCCCAGCAGCGGGCGGCCGCCGAGACCTTCTGCGAGTGCTACCAGCCCTGCCACGACGGGTGCAGCCGCAGCGGATGGATCTGCAAAGTCGACTGCATCCAGAAATGCAAGGAAGAAGGCTACCCCGAGGAGAGCCGCGCCGCCTGCCTCTGGGTCTGCAGCACCGACTCCGTCTGCGGCCCGTCGGCGGCGCCCACCG ATGCAGAAGGCGCTGCGGCTTGTAAGCACGAGTGCCACAGGAGGTGGGGCCTGGTTTAA
- the LOC119326334 gene encoding uncharacterized protein LOC119326334, with translation MEAPDRVPAGRFSLLLYDSRARILSCRHGLLLFARSSGNRFLVWDPVTRDQHRLVAPPPFDIYAAQVDGAVLRAAGDAHHFQVVLVSSQQKQVIACIYSSETGVWSDLMPTSVQRTAVGCQGMPAVLVGDSLYLLLSDGGITVILEVDLNRQSLALIQVPLSMLAYGHHRDYMTLARAEGGGLGLLWKEGFTAQFWKMNAGCDGVSSWVRGRTIKLDKLLSLNLEEIKRIQRIAYAEENNVAFLRTVSGVFMVQLESLQFSKLPEKNNCAICYPLESVYAAETSIGGGHGGADQDMIVLV, from the exons ATGGAGGCCCCCGATCGTGTCCCCGCCGGGCGCTTCTCTTTGCTTCTCTACGACAGCCGTGCCAGAATCCTCAGCTGCCGCCATGGACTCCTGCTCTTCGCCCGCTCATCGGGAAACCGGTTCCTGGTGTGGGACCCCGTCACCCGCGACCAGCACAGGCTTGTCGCGCCACCGCCGTTCGACATCTACGCAGCTCAGGTGGACGGGGCGGTGCTCCGGGCTGCTGGAGACGCCCACCACTTCCAGGTGGTATTGGTAAGCTCCCAACAGAAGCAAGTGATCGCCTGCATTTACTCCTCGGAGACTGGTGTATGGAGTGATCTCATGCCAACATCGGTCCAACGCACGGCCGTGGGTTGTCAAGGCATGCCTGCTGTGTTGGTCGGGGATTCCCTTTACTTGCTGCTCTCTGACGGTGGTATAACTGTAATTCTTGAGGTTGATTTGAACAGGCAGAGCCTAGCTTTGATACAGGTGCCACTGTCTATGCTTGCCTATGGTCATCATAGGGACTATATGACACTTGCACGAGCAGAGGGTGGCGGGCTGGGTTTACTCTGGAAGGAAGGCTTCACCGCCCAGTTCTGGAAGATGAATGCTGGTTGTGATGGTGTTTCTTCGTGGGTGCGGGGAAGAACTATTAAATTGGACAAGCTACTTTCCCTGAATTTAGAGGAGATAAAGCGCATACAGAGGATAGCGTATGCTGAGGAAAATAATGTGGCTTTCTTGCGGACAGTTTCCGGTGTCTTCATGGTCCAGCTTGAGTCATTGCAGTTCAGTAAACTTCCTGAAAAAAACAACTGTGCTATCTGCTATCCATTAGAAAGTGTCTATGCTGCAG AAACAAGCATTGGTGGTGGACATGGTGGAGCTGATCAAGATATGATAGTATTAGTATGA
- the LOC119325289 gene encoding uncharacterized protein LOC119325289, producing MEVKRAATIAALCMLLIMSVPSQQRVAAMSFCDCYWQCYPGCRQSVPWWLCNVNCAGNCDVGDREDSLAACIMVCSTDSVCGPVVAPTYAQGVADCIAECNKRWGQ from the exons ATGGAGGTGAAGAGGGCGGCCACCATTGCCGCCCTTTGCATGCTCCTCATCATGTCAGTGCCATCCCAGCAGCGGGTGGCCGCCATGTCCTTCTGCGACTGTTACTGGCAGTGCTACCCCGGGTGCAGgcagagcgtcccttggtggctctgcAACGTCAACTGTGCTGGCAACTGCGACGTCGGCGACAGGGAGGACTCCCTTGCCGCGTGCATCATGGTCTGCAGCACGGACTCCGTCTGCGGCCCGGTGGTGGCACCAACCT ATGCACAAGGTGTTGCGGATTGTATAGCTGAGTGCAACAAGAGGTGGGGGCAATAA